A part of Plasmodium sp. gorilla clade G2 genome assembly, chromosome: 8 genomic DNA contains:
- a CDS encoding histone-arginine methyltransferase, putative, with amino-acid sequence MIVEKEELNDLNRTIDIIINNYDNEVINKRKEEFSNDDYAYSLCEDNYKSRKTRNVVINMLNKNINIIYYNDEYKNIIFINFLRLCQLNNLNVKKYHDLFIKYDAFNTIANSEKNVGFFLKPVIKNDKLLWDINLDDFDLYNLQGDTYNSTENVVYESNNIKNDNGNNDVNDKNDGNNNSYYILQNDIKVKLNDLLENSSSAQSSSYVDEESEYSLSSYSENEDNISKYNEENLSSINNNIKHINNNIEKHYPNDLLSKCPYYINNKYVTNESINCEDYSIGDEKQKQREKTNNQAHNHCPILNKNPKINHIPNKLEHNFDHFSNLNNININQLVDVIVNQDNQHKSCGDISKNYIGNKMEESILIEKFVQSSQSDYEEINNLHKKINSMEQIIKHLMNEIIKRDMNKKKKNENINVMKNYYSNNTNEHENNNLLYNKQNSINDTREKEIQTDNIEQINRNNTTRINEIKFDVMKNVEHNIKTYTKEDIHEIDKKYFDSYNYADIHRTMILDKSRTQCYYDFINKNKEIFENKIVLDIGCGSSIISLFCSDYAKVVVGIDNAEKILEKAKKITEINKAKNIYLFKGKLEDHNIYMDEKNEIYYLNKDLDIETFEKSNNVKLDILKFDIIISEWMGYFLFYECMINTILYARDKYLKENGYIFPNKIYLYMSGYNDIEYINDNILIWDKPMYNKNLYELKPNNQEFMETAKIMYVDKNNVSSEIINYAIIDMYTYNKEYFYINVDFKIPLKENKIVTSLCFYFDCLFDKSTYYIKKNIHNNNNNNNVDTNMNQPINVKEQLNNLNTIPNVSNNTSTILTTSMFKEKTHWKQTLLHLHSNNYNLSHIFSTDNKEPNYLCGNIHISSPTNYTRHVHVVLQIKKNKSININEEFVCRYYID; translated from the coding sequence ATGATTGTAGAAAAGGAAGAACTGAATGATTTAAACAGGACGAtcgatattattattaataattatgataatgaagTAATTAATAAAAGGAAAGAAGAATTTTCAAATGATGATTATGCTTATAGTTTATGTgaagataattataaaagtagaaaaacaagaaatgttgttataaatatgttaaataagaatattaatattatatattataatgatgagtataaaaatatcatatttattaatttcttaAGATTATgtcaattaaataatttgaatGTAAAGAAATATCATGAtttgtttataaaatatgatgcTTTTAATACTATAGCAAATTCTGAAAAAAATGTAGGTTTCTTTTTAAAGCctgttattaaaaatgataaattattGTGGGATATAAACCTTGATGATTTCGACTTATATAATTTGCAGGGTGATACTTATAACAGTACCGAAAATGTTGTATACgaatcaaataatattaaaaatgataatggaAATAATGAtgttaatgataaaaatgatggtaataataattcttattacattttacaaaatgatattaaagtaaaattaaatgatcTTTTAGAAAATTCATCTAGTGCTCAATCATCAAGTTATGTTGACGAAGAAAGTGAATATTCTTTATCATCATATTCAGAAAACGAGGATAACATAAGTAAATACaatgaagaaaatttatcatctattaataataacataaaacatataaataataatatagaaaaacatTATCCTAATGACTTATTATCAAAATgtccatattatataaataataaatatgtaacaAATGAATCAATAAATTGTGAAGATTATTCAATTGGTGATGAGAAACAAAAACAAagagaaaaaacaaataatcaAGCACATAACCATTGTccaatattaaataaaaaccccaaaataaatcatatacCTAATAAATTAGAACATAATTTTGATCATTTCtcaaatttaaataatattaatataaaccAATTAGTAGATGTCATAGTGAATCAAGATAACCAACATAAATCATGTGGTGATATtagtaaaaattatataggaAATAAAATGGAAGAATCCATACTTATAGAAAAATTTGTACAATCATCTCAAAGTGattatgaagaaataaataatttacataaaaaaattaacagcATGGAACAAATTATTAAACATTTAatgaatgaaataataaaaagagatatgaataaaaaaaaaaaaaatgaaaatataaatgtgatgaaaaattattatagtaataatacaaatgaacatgaaaataataacttattatataataaacaaaactCAATAAATGATACACGTGAAAAGGAAATTCAAACAGATAATatagaacaaataaatagaaataatacAACAAggataaatgaaataaaatttgATGTTATGAAAAATGTCGAACATaacataaaaacatatactaAAGAAGATATCCATGAAAtcgataaaaaatattttgacaGTTATAATTATGCAGATATACACAGAACAATGATTTTAGATAAAAGCAGAACACAATGTTATtatgattttataaataaaaataaagaaatatttgaaaataaaatagttCTCGATATAGGTTGTGGATCAtctattatttctttattctgTTCTGATTATGCAAAGGTTGTTGTAGGAATAGATAACGCTGAGAAAATTTTAGAGaaagcaaaaaaaattactgaaataaataaagcaaaaaatatttatttgttcaaaGGTAAATTAGAagatcataatatatatatggatgaaaagaatgaaatatattatttaaacaaaGATTTAGATATTGAAACATTTGAAAAATCAAATAATGTAAAAttggatatattaaaatttgatataattatatctGAATGGATGGgctattttttattctacGAATGTATGATTAATACTATATTATATGCTAgagataaatatttaaaagaaaatggatatatatttccaaataaaatatatttatatatgtctggatataatgatatagaatatataaatgataatatattaatatgggATAAACCTATGTATAATAAGAATTTGTATGAACTCAAACCGAATAATCAGGAATTTATGGAAACGGCTAAAATAATGTatgttgataaaaataatgtatcatctgaaattattaattacGCTATAATtgatatgtatacatataataaagaatatttttatataaatgtagatTTTAAAATACCactaaaagaaaataaaattgtaacaagtctttgtttttattttgactgtttatttgataaatcaacatattatataaaaaaaaatatacataataataataataataacaatgttGATACTAATATGAATCAACCTATAAACGTGAAAGAACAGttgaataatttaaatacaaTACCAAATGTTTCAAATAATACAAGTACTATATTAACAACAAGTAtgtttaaagaaaaaactCATTGGAAACAAACTCTTTTACATTTACattcaaataattataatttgtcACATATATTTAGCACAGATAATAAAGAACCTAATTATTTATGTGGTAATATCCATATTTCTTCTCCCACGAATTATACAAGACATGTTCACGTTGTTTTgcagataaagaaaaataagtccataaatataaatgaagagtTTGTTTGTCGTTATTATATAGATTGA